ACGCCTGCGCGCCCCGCCGCGGCGCCCTCGCTGTGTGAGTTTTCATGCAGCCAGGGCGCCGTTGTCGTCTGACCTTCCACCGTCCTTGTTCGCACGACCATGAGCAAGAAGCCCCCCAAACTCGGCCTCGGCGATCTCGCCAACCTGCGCGAGTCCCTCGCCAAGGAAACGGCGGCGCGCGAAGCCGAACGCCTCGCCGCCGCCAAACGCGCCGCCCAAGCCAAGCGCGACGCGAACGTGTTCCGCGACAGCATCGGCGACATCGCCCCGCTCTCCAGCAAGGGCGCGACCAATCGCGTGGAGCACCCGCGCCAGCCGCCCGAGCCCGTCGCCCGTCAGACTCAGGAAGACGAAGCGGCCGTGCTCTTCGAGTCGCTTTCGGACGAATTCGACCCCGAAGCGCTGCTCGACACCGACGACCGCCTGTCGTATCGCCGTCCCGGCATCAGTCACGACGCCGTGCTCAAACTCCAACGCGGCGAATGGGTGGTGCAGGCGCAGATCGACCTGCATGGCATGCGTCGCGACGAAGCCCGCGAAGCGCTCTCCGCCTTCCTGCACGACGCCGTGAAGCGAGGCCTGCGTTGCGTGCGTGTGATTCATGGCAAAGGACTCGGCTCGGTGAATCGCGAACCGGTGCTCAAGGACAAAGTGCGCGGCTGGCTGGCACAGAAGAACGAAGTGCTGGCATGGGCGCAAGCACAGGGACGCGACGGCGGGGGTGGCGCACTGGTAGTATTGCTCCAGGCTGCGCAAACGCGAGCGCCGCGCGGGTAATCGACACCCGCCCCGGCGGGCCATCGCTTCGGCGAGCGCGCGGCCACCGTGCTGAACTCCGCCGCAGATCACGACGTTTCACCGACAGGATTCGCCGATGATTCACGAGATGAGCGCCCAACTGCATACGATACTGGCCGTCATGGAGGCCATTGCCGTACTGTCGTGCGCCATCTCCGGTTTCGCCGAAGCCCGCAAGCAGCACCTCGACCCGGTCGGCGCATTCGTGCTGGCCTTCGCGACCGCCTTCGGCGGCGGCACGTTGCGTGACGTGCTGCTCGATCACCGCCCTTTCTACTGGGTTCAACATCAGTGGTACACGGTCATCATTCTCGTCCTCTCGCTCTCGACGTCCGGCGTACTGCGGCTCGTCTCGCGCGTGGCCACTGAGCGCGTGCTGCTCATTACGGATGCGATCGGTCTGGGGTTCTTCAGCGCCTCGGGCACGTCGCTGGCGTTGCAGACCGACATGTCGGCGTTCATGTCCGTGATGATGGGCGTGATTACCGGCGTAGGCGGGGGCGTGATGCGCGACATCCTCTGCAATGAAGTGCCGCTGGTATTGCGAGACACACGGCCCTATGCGGTGTGCGCCTTCATCGGTGGCTGGATCTACATTGCGCTCACCTACGCGGACCTCGATCCCGTCTACACCTTGTCGATCAGCGCGTTCTCCGTCATTTTCGTGCGTCTGATCACTGTCGCGTTCGACGTGCGGCTCAAGGCCTGATGTCGCCATTCCCACTCGATTCACGCCGCGGCAAATGCACCGGTGAACGAGGGGAAAAACGCCGAAGGGCGACTCCGCTTGCGCAGCCGTCGCCCTTCCTGGTCCTGCATCCGTTCGTCGTCGCCATCGCGGTACAGCGACGCCCGAACCGGCCTCAGACCGCCTGCTCGCCCTCTTCGCCCGTGCGGATGCGAATCACGCGCTCGACGTCGGTCACAAAAATCTTGCCGTCGCCGATCTTGCCGGTGCGCGCCGCACCCAGCACCGCATCGATGACCTGCTCGGCTTGCGCCGCGCTCACCACAACTTCGATCTTGATCTTCGGCAGGAAGTCGACGACGTACTCGGCGCCGCGATACAGCTCGGTGTGCCCCTTCTGACGGCCGAAGCCCTTCACTTCCGTGACGGTCAGGCCGGTCACGCCGACTTCGGCCAGCGCTTCGCGGACTTCGTCGAGCTTGAAGGGTTTGATGATGGCAGTTACGCGTTTCATTGTCGCCTCGATATCTTGGTTGGTTTGTTCTGAAAATTCGCCGGGCTATTGTACCGGGCCGGGGACGGCGCGCCGATGACGGCACGCAGTGCCCGCCCCCGCCTGGCGCTGCACTGCGCTCAGGCGCGCGGGTCGTCTGGCACCTTGTCCAGATCCGCGAGCCACACCACCGACTCCGAATCGCTTGGCGCACGCCAGTCGCCGCGCGGCGAGAGCGAGCCCCCCGTGCCGACCTTCGGCGCGTTCGGAATGCACGACCGCTTGAACTGGCTCGTGCGGAAGAACCGGTCCAGAAAAATCCGCAGGTTGCGCTTGATCGCGACCAGATCGTAGGCGTTGCGGGCGAGGTGCCCTTCGTCGGGCCAGCGGCCTGCCGAGGCGTCGTGCCACGCGCTCCACGAGAGGAACGCCACTTTGCGCGGGGCATAACCGAAGCGCAACGTGTAATAGAGGTTGAAGTCCTGCAACTCGTAGGGGCCGATGAAATGCTCGGTGCGCTGTTCGGGCGCGCCGTTGGCCTTACCGGGGACCAGCTCGGGGCTGATTTCCGTTTCGAGAATGTCGATGAGGACGTTACGACGCGCCCCGGCGTCCTTGCCACCCTTGACCGGCGCGGGCTTCGACGACGCCGCACCGCCCAACTGCCCCGTCTCGGCCACCCATCGCACGAGGTGCATGATGAGCGTCTTGGGCACGCTGGCGTTCACGTTGTAGTGGGACATATGGTCGCCCACGCCATAAGTACACCAGCCCAGCGCCAACTCGCTCAGGTCGCCCGTGCCGATCACGATGGCGCCCAGATGATTCGCCAGACGGAACAGGTGATTGGTACGCTCGCCCGCCTGCACGTTCTCGAACGTGACGTCGTAGACTTCCTCGCCCCTGGCAAACGGGTGGTCGAGATCCTTGAGCATCTGCATGCAGCTCGGCCGGATATCGATTTCGCGCGCCGTGCACCCGACCGCATCCATCAACTCACGCGCCTGACGCAACGTGCGCTCGCTCGTGGCGAAGCCCGGCATCGTGTACGCCAGAATGTTGGTGCGCGGCAGACCGAGGCGATCCATGACCTTCGCGCACACAAGCAACGCATGGGTCGAGTCGAGGCCGCCGGACACACCGATCACGACCTTCTGAATCTTCGACGATGCCAGACGCTGCATCAGCGCCTGCACCTGGATGTTGTAGACCTCGTGGCAACGCTCATCGCGCCGGCGCGGGTCGGACGGCACATACGGGAAACGTTCGATGGCGCGCTCAAGCGGCAACTCGGCATCGCGCGGCAGGGTCACATCGACCTTGATCGTGCGAAAACGCGCGACCTCGTCGGCATGACGGCGCACCGACACGCCAAAGGTCGTCTGATGCATGCGCTCACGCGCCAGCCGCTCCAGATCGATGTCCGCATAAATCAGATGCGACTCGCTGGCAAAGCGTGCCGACTCGGCCAGCATGTCGCCGTTCTCGTAGATGAGCGCCTGTCCGTCCCAGGCAAGATCGGTGGTCGATTCGCCCTGTCCGGCCGAGGTGTAGAGATACGCCGCGAGGCATCGCGCCGACTGCTGACCGACCAGTTGATGTCGATAGGCCGACTTGCCGACGACCACGTTCGATGCCGACAGATTGACCAGCACCGTTGCGCCGGCCAGCGCCGCGAACGACGACGGCGGCACCGGCACCCAGACGTCTTCGCAGATTTCGCAATGAAAGCGCAGCAACGGTTGATCGGCAGCTTCGAAGATGAGTGAGCCGAACGGCACATCGCTGCCGAGCAACGTCACCGTATCGACACCGGCGTCGTCCGCGGCGTTGAACTGACGGGCTTCGTAGAACTCGCTGTAATTCGGCAGGTACGTCTTGGGAACGACGCCATGAATGCGCCCGCGCGCGACGACCACGGCGCAGTTGAACAGTCGCTGCTGCACGCGCACCGGCATGCCCACGATCAGCGCGGCGCCCAGCTCGCGGCTTGCCGCCACGATGTCGGCCAGCGCCACGTTGCAGGCGTCGAGCAACGCGCGTTGCTGGAACAGATCTTCGCAGCTATAGGCGGGGATGCCCAGTTCGGGGAAAGCGACGAGCACCGCGCCTGCGGCGTCCGCCTGCTTCGCCAGCGCGATGGTCTGCGCAGCGTTGTAGACCGGATCGGCCACGCGGCACTGCGGCACCCCGACGGCTACACGTGCGAAATCGTGATTGTAGAGATTGAGAAATCGGTTGGTCATGTCGGCGGCTACCATGCATCGCCCATGTGCCGTTGCGTCGGCAGGCGATGCAGCCGAGGGCTGGCGCCCGCCCGGCGCGAGCGGCGGACGTTAGATTCGCCAGTATATTACGCGAGGCCCCGCCGTGCCGGGGCCGGTACACCGGACCTCGACACCGGTCGCAGCGTCAGGACGCCGGACGTTTGAACGGGGTATGCGCTTCCAGCTCGCCGATGTGTTCGTCCATCGCCGCCGTCTCCGAATCGAGGAACTCGGCAATGGCGTCGGCGAAGCGCTGATCGGCGATCCAGTGCGCCGACCACGTGGGCGTGGGCAACAGACCGCGCGACATCTTGTGCACGCCCTGCGCCCCGCCCTCGAAGCTGCGCAACCCGTGCGCGATGCAGTACTCGATACCCTGGGCGTAGCACGTCTCGAAGTGCATGCCGGAGACGAAATCCGTGGTGCCCCAATACCGCCCGTACATCGTGTCGCCGCTCACCACATTGAGCGCACATGCCAACGGCGCACCATCGCGCTCGGCCATGACGAGCAGCAAGGTGTCCGGCATCGCCGCGTGCAACTGACCGAAGAAGGCCCGGCTCAGATACGGCGCATTCCAGTGCTCGCGATACGTGTTGTCGTAGCACCGATAGAAGAAATCGAGCGCCGCGTCGTCGATCTCGGCACCGCGCAGCCACCGGTAGGTCACCCCCGCATCGCGCACGCGTCGACGGTCCTGCCTGAGCTTCTTGCGCTTCTCCTGATTCATCTGCGCGAGGAAATCGTCGAACGTGGCGAAGCCCGGGTTCTCCCAGTGGAACTGCACGCCCTCGCGAAGCAGGTAGCCCGCCTCGGTCAGCGCCGCCAGATCGTCGTCGTGCGTGAACAGCACATGGATCGACGACAGCTCGAGTTGCTTCGCGAAGGCAATCGCTCCCCGGGCGAGCGCAACCCGGTCGGCATGCGTGCGCGCCAGCAGACGCGGCCCCGTGACCGGCGAGAACGGCACGGCGCACAGCAGCTTCGGGTAGTAGTCCAGACCGTGACGGGCAAACGCGTCGGCCCAAGCGTGATCGAAAACGTATTCGCCGCGCGAATGGGATTTGACGTAAAGCGGCATGGCCCCCACCAACACGTCGCCGGCATGCATCAGCAGATAGGCCGGCTGCCACCCGGTGCGCTTCGACGCGCACCCGCTCGTATGCATGGCATGCAGGAACGCATGCCGCACGAAGGGATTGCCACCCGCGAGGGCATCCCACGCGTCGGCCGGCACGTCTTCAATCGATTG
This window of the Pandoraea fibrosis genome carries:
- a CDS encoding Smr/MutS family protein; amino-acid sequence: MSKKPPKLGLGDLANLRESLAKETAAREAERLAAAKRAAQAKRDANVFRDSIGDIAPLSSKGATNRVEHPRQPPEPVARQTQEDEAAVLFESLSDEFDPEALLDTDDRLSYRRPGISHDAVLKLQRGEWVVQAQIDLHGMRRDEAREALSAFLHDAVKRGLRCVRVIHGKGLGSVNREPVLKDKVRGWLAQKNEVLAWAQAQGRDGGGGALVVLLQAAQTRAPRG
- a CDS encoding P-II family nitrogen regulator translates to MKRVTAIIKPFKLDEVREALAEVGVTGLTVTEVKGFGRQKGHTELYRGAEYVVDFLPKIKIEVVVSAAQAEQVIDAVLGAARTGKIGDGKIFVTDVERVIRIRTGEEGEQAV
- a CDS encoding trimeric intracellular cation channel family protein; amino-acid sequence: MSAQLHTILAVMEAIAVLSCAISGFAEARKQHLDPVGAFVLAFATAFGGGTLRDVLLDHRPFYWVQHQWYTVIILVLSLSTSGVLRLVSRVATERVLLITDAIGLGFFSASGTSLALQTDMSAFMSVMMGVITGVGGGVMRDILCNEVPLVLRDTRPYAVCAFIGGWIYIALTYADLDPVYTLSISAFSVIFVRLITVAFDVRLKA
- a CDS encoding GNAT family N-acetyltransferase: MSSDVVIRVVQSIEDVPADAWDALAGGNPFVRHAFLHAMHTSGCASKRTGWQPAYLLMHAGDVLVGAMPLYVKSHSRGEYVFDHAWADAFARHGLDYYPKLLCAVPFSPVTGPRLLARTHADRVALARGAIAFAKQLELSSIHVLFTHDDDLAALTEAGYLLREGVQFHWENPGFATFDDFLAQMNQEKRKKLRQDRRRVRDAGVTYRWLRGAEIDDAALDFFYRCYDNTYREHWNAPYLSRAFFGQLHAAMPDTLLLVMAERDGAPLACALNVVSGDTMYGRYWGTTDFVSGMHFETCYAQGIEYCIAHGLRSFEGGAQGVHKMSRGLLPTPTWSAHWIADQRFADAIAEFLDSETAAMDEHIGELEAHTPFKRPAS
- a CDS encoding NAD(+) synthase → MTNRFLNLYNHDFARVAVGVPQCRVADPVYNAAQTIALAKQADAAGAVLVAFPELGIPAYSCEDLFQQRALLDACNVALADIVAASRELGAALIVGMPVRVQQRLFNCAVVVARGRIHGVVPKTYLPNYSEFYEARQFNAADDAGVDTVTLLGSDVPFGSLIFEAADQPLLRFHCEICEDVWVPVPPSSFAALAGATVLVNLSASNVVVGKSAYRHQLVGQQSARCLAAYLYTSAGQGESTTDLAWDGQALIYENGDMLAESARFASESHLIYADIDLERLARERMHQTTFGVSVRRHADEVARFRTIKVDVTLPRDAELPLERAIERFPYVPSDPRRRDERCHEVYNIQVQALMQRLASSKIQKVVIGVSGGLDSTHALLVCAKVMDRLGLPRTNILAYTMPGFATSERTLRQARELMDAVGCTAREIDIRPSCMQMLKDLDHPFARGEEVYDVTFENVQAGERTNHLFRLANHLGAIVIGTGDLSELALGWCTYGVGDHMSHYNVNASVPKTLIMHLVRWVAETGQLGGAASSKPAPVKGGKDAGARRNVLIDILETEISPELVPGKANGAPEQRTEHFIGPYELQDFNLYYTLRFGYAPRKVAFLSWSAWHDASAGRWPDEGHLARNAYDLVAIKRNLRIFLDRFFRTSQFKRSCIPNAPKVGTGGSLSPRGDWRAPSDSESVVWLADLDKVPDDPRA